TTACCATATTTATCCAAGTTCCCGATTCAAGTGTATCAATCTCCTTGAACTCGGTTGTTGTTGATAAAAATACTTGCTTCATATCTCCTCCTAGAATCGTTTATAAGCACCGTCTTATTATACTACAAATTCTAGTCTTTTGGGAAAAAGTTTGCAGAAAAATTTGCTATAATAGAAGAAGTTTAAAGGTAAAGTGTGGAAGAGATGCAAGATAAAATTGTGATTCATGGAGCGCGAGCTCATAATTTAAAAAATATTGATGTAGAAATCCCCCGAGACAAGCTGGTCGTGGTGACTGGTCTGTCTGGTTCGGGTAAGTCTAGTTTGGCTTTTGATACCCTTTATGCTGAGGGGCAGCGCCGCTATGTGGAAAGTCTATCAGCCTATGCTCGGCAGTTTTTGGGCAATATGGAAAAGCCGGATGTGGACTCGATTGATGGTCTCAGCCCAGCTATTTCCATCGACCAGAAGACGACTAGTAAAAATCCGCGCTCAACAGTGGGAACTGCCACTGAAATCAATGACTACCTGCGCCTGCTCTATGCTCGTGTTGGAACGCCCTACTGTGTCAATGGACATGGAGCGATTAAGGCCTCGTCTGTTGAGCAGATTGTCGACAAGGTTTTAGAATTGCCAGAGCGTCAGCGGCTGCAGATTTTAGCGCCGGTCATCCGCAAGAAAAAGGGCCAGCATAAGACCGTTTTTGACAAGATTCAGAAAGACGGTTATGTCCGGGTGCGCGTAGATGGCGATGTCTACGATGTAACAGAAGTGCCAGAGCTTTCTAAGAGCAAGCAGCATGATATTGAAGTCGTGGTGGACAGAATTGTCATCAAGGAAGGAGTGCGCAGCCGCCTCTTTGACTCGGTTGAAGCAGCTCTGCGGATTGCTGAGGGCTATGTGGTGATTGATACCATGAACGGTCAAGAACTACTCTTTTCTGAGCACTATGCCTGTCCAGTATGTGGCTTTACAGTGCCTGAGCTAGAGCCACGTCTCTTCTCTTTCAATGCGCCTTTTGGTTCTTGTCCAGACTGCGATGGTCTGGGAGTTAAACTGGAAGTGGATCTAGATGTGGTCGTGCCAGAAGCTGGCAAGACTTTGCGCGAAGGAGTGTTAGCGCCTTGGAACCCCATCTCCTCTAACTACTATCCACAGATGCTGGAGCAGGCTATGGCAGCCTTTGGCATTGATATGGACAAGCCTTTTGAGGAGCTGACTGAGGAAGAAAAGCAGTTGATTTTCTTTGGCTCAGATGGACGGGAGTTCCATTTCCATTATGAAAATGAATTTGGCGGCGTACGCGATATTGACATTCCCTTTGAGGGGGTTGTCACCAATATCAACCGTCGCTACCATGAAACCAATAGTGATTTTACTCGGACGCAGATGCGGACCTATATGAATGAGCTGACTTGTGCGGCTTGCCATGGTTATCGACTCAGCCCTCAGGCTCTGTCTGTCAAGGTTGGCGGTGAAGATGGCTTGCATATCGGTGAGATTTCAGACTTGTCTATTGCAGATCATTTGGTCCAGTTGGACAAGCTTAGCTTGACTGACAACGAAGCTACGATTGCGCGTCCTATTCTTAAAGAAATTCATGACCGCCTGACCTTCCTCAATAACGTTGGTCTTAATTACCTAACCTTGTCTCGCTCGGCTGGGACTCTATCAGGAGGTGAGAGTCAGCGGATTCGCTTGGCAACTCAGATTGGCTCGAACTTGAGTGGCGTCCTCTATATCTTGGACGAGCCCTCTATTGGCTTGCACCAGCGTGACAATGACCGTCTGATTGCCAGCCTCAAGAAGATGCGTGACCTGGGTAATACCCTCATCGTGGTTGAGCATGATGAGGACACCATGCGAGAGGCTGACTGGCTAATTGATGTGGGACCAGGAGCTGGTGTTTTCGGTGGTGAAATCGTTGCAGCCGGCACTCCTGCGCAAGTGGCTAAGAGCAAGAAATCCATCACAGGCCAATACTTGTCGGGTAAGCGCGAGATCCCAGTACCATTGGACCGCCGTGTAGGCAATGGTCGCTTTATTGAAGTTATAGGGGCTCAGGAAAATAACTTGCAGAATATCACGGCTAAATTCCCCTTGGGCAAATTTATCGCTGTGACAGGAGTTTCTGGATCCGGCAAGTCAACGCTGGTCAATTCTATCCTTAAAAAAGCCATCGCCCAAAAACTCAACCGTAATTCTGCCAAGCCAGGTAAGTTTAAGAAAATCAGCGGCATTGAGCATGTGGATCGACTGATTGATATTGACCAAAGCCCGATTGGTCGGACACCGCGCTCTAACCCGGCTACCTATACTGGAGTCTTTGACGATATTCGCGATCTGTTTGCCAAGACCAATGAAGCCAAGATTCGCGGCTACAAGAAGGGCCGTTTCAGCTTTAACGTCAAGGGCGGTCGCTGTGAGGCCTGCTCGGGTGATGGGATTATCAAGATTGAGATGCACTTCCTGCCTGACGTCTATGTGGCCTGCGAGGTCTGTCACGGCACTCGCTATAATAGCGAAACTCTGGAAGTCCACTACAAGGAGAAGAATATCGCTCAGGTTCTGGACATGACGGTCAATGATGCGGTAGAGTTCTTCCAGCACATTCCCAAGATTGCCCGCAAACTCCAGACTATCAAGGATGTGGGACTAGGCTATGTGACTCTGGGGCAGCCAGCTACAACCTTGTCAGGTGGTGAAGCCCAGCGGATGAAGTTGGCCAGCGAGCTTCACAAGCGCTCGACTGGTAAGTCCTTCTATATCTTGGATGAGCCGACCACAGGGCTTCATACAGAGGATATTGCTCGTTTGCTCAAGGTTCTAGCCCGCTTCGTGGACGATGGCAATACGGTCCTTGTCATTGAGCACAATCTGGACGTTATCAAGACAGCTGATCATATCATCGACCTAGGACCGGAAGGCGGTGTCGGTGGTGGAACCATCATTGCGACGGGTACACCAGAGGAAGTCGCAGCCAATCCAGCCAGCTATACTGGCCAGTATTTAAAAGGCAAGCTAAAATAATATTGCTATCGTTTTAAAACACAAATCCCTCACTAGGCTAACCTAATGAGGGATTTTAACTTATAGTTATGAGGGAAGTAGGGCATAGCTATCGCAGCAACCTACTAGATATTTTAGAATGTTTTTTCTTTGTCACGAACGACCAGTAAGTCCACTTTAGCGTGGCGGAGGATATATTCGGATGATGAGCCGACTAGGAGGCGTTCAAAGGCATTGAGACCAGTAGCTCCGACCATAATCAAATCAACCTTGTGTTCGTCAGGAATATCAGTTGACAGGAGGGTTTTGGGATTGCCCAATTCAATGACGACATCAACGTATTTGACCCCTGCTTTTTGCGCCTTTTCCTTGTATTCTGTCATCAACTTTTGTGCTTCTTCTTGGAGGTCTTCGTAGACCTCGGCGTCAAAGGTTGAGACGCTTTGGAGAGCCCGTGTATCAATCACATGAGCAATTGTCAAACGAGAAGCATTTCTCAGTGCTACATTAACACCTTTTTCAAAAGCGAGTTCTGCTTCGCGAGAGCCGTCAACAGCGACCATGATATTTTCATATTTTTGTTGAGTCATAAAGCTACCTCCATCTTTTGTCGAATCCTAGATTCGAGTTTCTTATATCTTCACTTATATTGTAAACCTTTTCAGAAAAAAAGTAAAGCTGCAAATGAAATTCAGAAATCAAGTGAAATTATTGTGATGGATAAGTGTATTTTCCTAAATTAGAAGCTTTATTTTAGTTGAATGGAGCTTTCTTAGATTCTTCCTAATTGTCAATCTTTTTTTCTGGTGGTATAATAAAATCATTCAGATGAATTGAGGAAAATAGGATGAAAGAATTTAATAAGTCCAGCAAGCTGGAGCATGTAGCCTATGATATTCGTGGGCCAGTTTTGGATGAAGCGATGCGGATGCGGGCCAATGGAGAGAAAATTCTCCGCTTGAACACAGGAAATCCAGCTGAATTTGGCTTTACCGCTCCAGACGAGGTCATTCATGATTTGATTATGAATGCGCGTGATAGTGAGGGGTACTCTGATTCTAAAGGAATTTTCTCAGCCCGTAAGGCCATTATGCAGTATTGCCAGCTCAGAAATTTCCCTAATGTTGATATCGATGATATTTACCTTGGAAATGGAGTCAGTGAGCTGATTGTTATGTCTATGCAGGGACTCTTGGATGATGGAGATGAGGTCTTAGTACCGATGCCGGATTATCCGCTCTGGACGGCTGCAGTTAGTCTGGCTGGTGGGAATGCGGTTCATTATGTCTGTGATGAGCAGGCGGAATGGTATCCAGATATTGATGACATCAAGTCAAAAATCACTTCTAATACTAAGGCTATCATTATCATCAATCCTAACAATCCAACGGGAGCACTTTATCCTAAGGAACTTTTGCTAGAGATCGTGGAAATTGCTCGCCAGAACAATCTTATTATCTTTGCGGATGAGATTTATGACCGCATGGTGATGGATGGGCATGTACACACGCCTGTGGCAAGCTTGGCACCTGATGTTTTCTGTGTCAGCATGAATGGTCTATCAAAATCCCACCGTATCGCTGGCTTCCGAGTTGGCTGGATGGTGCTATCTGGACCTAAGCGGCACGTTAAAGGCTATATCGAAGGCCTCAATATGCTGTCTAATATGCGCTTGTGCTCTAACGTCTTGGCCCAGCAGGTTGTGCAAACATCGCTTGGAGGTCACCAGTCGGTGGACGAATTGCTTTTGCCAGGTGGCCGTATCTATGAACAAAGAAACTTCATTTACAATGCCATTCAAGATATTCCAGGTTTGTCTGCAGTCAAACCTAAGGCGGGTCTTTACATCTTCCCGAAAATTGATCGAGAAATGTACCGTATCGATGATGATGAGCAGTTTGTCTTTGATTTCCTCAAGCAGGAAAAAGTCCTTCTTGTCCATGGACGAGGCTTTAACTGGAAGGATCCAGATCATTTCCGAATCGTTTATCTGCCTCGAGTAGATGAGCTAGCCCAGATCCAAGAAAAAATGACACGCTTCCTACGCCAATACCGCAGATAAGCATAAAATACAAGTCATAAACCGTTTAAAACAAATTCGTCTTAGAATTGTTTTAAATGGTTTTTTTGATGGAGTGATTTTTTCGCAATCGCCAAATTCTGAATCTTTCAGAATTGTAGCGAATTTTTTTTCAATACACAATTTTCAGATAATTATTGAAAATTTCAGTCGATTATGGTACAATCAAGAAGACTAAATACGAGGTAAATGTATGGCAAAACTATTAGAAAAAACAAGGAAGATTACTTCTATCTTGAAACGTTCAGAGGAGCAACTTCAGGAGGAACTTCCTTACAATGCGATCACTCGCCAGCTTGCTGACATTATTCATTGCAATGCCTGTATCATCAACAGCAAGGGCCGTCTCTTGGGCTATTTCATGCGCTACAAGACAAATAATGATCGTGTAGAAGCCTTTTTCCAAGACAAGACTTTCCCCAAAGAATATGTCCAAGAAGCAAACATGGTGTATGAGACGGAGGCTAATCTGCCTGTAACTCACGATTTGACCATTTTCCCAGTGGAAACCAAGGATGAATTTCCAGATGGTTTGACTACTATCGCACCGATTCATGTTTCAGGAATTCGCTTGGGTTCGCTGATTATCTGGCGCAATGACAAGGAATTTTTGGATGACGACCTGATTCTGGTCGAGATTGCTAGCACGGTGGTCGGTATCCAGCTGCTTAATTTCCAGCGGGAAGAGGATGAGAAAAATATCCGTCGTCGGACAGCTGTGACCATGGCAGTCAATACCCTGTCTTACTCAGAGCTAAGAGCTGTTTCAGCTATTCTGGGCGAGCTCAATGGCAATGAAGGCCAACTGACGGCTTCGGTCATTGCTGACCGCATCGGGATTACTCGTTCAGTCATTGTCAATGCCTTGCGTAAGCTGGAAAGTGCGGGGATTATTGAAAGCCGCTCGCTGGGGATGAAGGGAACTTATCTGAAAGTACTGATTCCAGATGTTTTTGAGGAAATTAAAAAGAGGGACTATTAATGGCTAAAGCACTGATTTCCATTGATTATACAGTTGATTTTGTTGCAGATGAGGGCAAGTTGACCGCAGGAGCGCCTGCTCAGGCGATTTCTGAAGCCATTGCTCAGGTGACCGAGGCGGTATTTGATCGAGGCGACTATATCTTCTTTACTATTGATGCCCACGATGAAAATGATGCCTTTCATCCTGAGAGTAAGCTGTTTCCACCTCATAATATCAAAGGAACTAGCGGTCGCAATCTTTACGGTCCTTTGGCCGATTTTTATGACAAGCATCAAGCAGACTCACGGGTCTTTTGGATGGATAAGCGTCATTATTCTGCTTTTTCCGGCACAGATTTAGATATCCGCCTGCGGGAAAGAAAGGTAGATACGGTCATTTTGACTGGAGTCTTGACAGATATTTGCGTCCTGCATACGGCGATCGATGCCTATAATCTTGGTTACCAGATTCAGGTGGTAGAGCCGGCAGTGGCTTCTCTGTCAGAGGAAAATCACAAATTTGCCTTAAACCACTTGCAAAATGTCCTGGGTTCGACTATAATAGATACAATTTAAGAGTAAAAGAGAAGCAGAGTAGGCTTGCTGACTTGCACAGAGAGTACTGATAGCTGAGAGCAGTACCAAGAAAGCAAAACCGAAGAACATGTTTCATAATCTTTTGTGTGACCAAGCACAAACGTCGCTCACGTTACGAGCTCAGAGGCTGCCTTTTAGGGTAGCGAATAACAGTGGTACCACGGCTTTCGTCTGTTTCAGAGACGAAAGCTTTTTATTTTGCAAAAGGAAAAGTGGAGATGCTGGAAGAAAGTTGCTAATATGCCTAAGGACAGGGCGGCTTGCAAATGGATTTGAGAGGGAAAGAACATGAAAGAAATTTTTATCGGAAACTATGGTTTAGAGCAGGTCGGACAGACCATGACCGCAACTGGCTGGGTGGCCAATATCCGTAATCACGGCAAGTTAGCCTTTATTGAATTGCGGGACCGCGAGGGCTTGCTGCAGGTCTTCGTTGGCGGTGAGATTGAAGATTTTGCTAAGCTAGAAGACATTGGCAAAGAGGATGTTATTTCAGTGACAGGGCAAGTAGTTCAGCGGGAAGAGCGTTTTGTCAACAAGGCCATCAAGTCTGGTCAGGTTGAGCTAAGGGCAGAGAAGATTGAGGTCATTGCTAGCAGCAAGGCATTGCCTTTTGAACTGGACCAGCATGCCCATACTGGGGAAGATCTGCGTCAGAAATACCGCTATCTGGACTTGCGTCGTGAGAAGATGACACATAACCTCAAACTTCGTCATCAGGTCACCTCAACCATTCGAGATTATTTGAACGGTTTGGACTTTTTGGAAGTGGAGACGCCTTATCTGACCAAGTCAACTCCTGAAGGTGCTAGAGATTTCTTGGTTCCTAGTCGGATCTTTAAAAATCAATTCTATGCGCTGCCTCAGAGCCCACAGATGCTCAAGCAGTTACTGATGGGAGCTGGCCTCGAGCGCTATTATCAGATTGTTCGTTGTTTCCGTGACGAAGATTTGCGGGGCGATCGTCAGCCAGAGTTTACTCAGGTGGACTTAGAGCTGAGTTTTGCCAGCGAAGAAGAAATCCGAGCTCTGGTTGAAGCCATGCTCAAGGCTGTTGTTAAGAAAACTCATGGTTTAGAGTTGACAGAAGCTTTTCCGACTATCAGCTATGAAGAAGCTATGAGCCGCTTTGGTTCTGATAAGCCAGATACACGCTTTGGTTTAGAGTTGAAGAGTTTGACGGATTTGTGCCAGTCCAATGATTCGCTTCTCATCAAGAAAGCTTTGGACAACCAAGAGGAAGTGATGGGAATCTGTTTGCCAGATGCAGCTAGTGCTTTTAGTAAGAAACAGCTGAGCCACTACTATCAGGAAATGAAGGAATTTGGCTGCAGTCGTTTCGCCAGTCTAAAGGTTGAAAATGGCCAATTGGTTGGTGATTTGGCTAGCACCTTTGAGGCTGAGAGTCAGGATTTACTAGCACGTTTTGAAGCCACGGATGGAGACTTGATTCTGCTAGTCATGGCTAAGAAGCGTCGGGCTCAGGAAGCTTTGGGACATCTGCGTCTAGAAGTCGCAAAAGCTTTGGATTTGATTGACCTGAGTCTGCTTCATTTCCTCTGGGTTGTGGATTGGCCGCTGCTGGAGTGGAATGAAGACCAAAACCGCTATCAAGCCATGCACCATCCTTTCACCCAGGGCATTTTTGAAGAAGGTCAGGAGCCAGATCAATATCGCAGCCATGCCTATGACATCGTCTTGAACGGCTATGAAATTGGTGGAGGGAGTCTGCGGATTCATGATCGGAAGGCTCAGGAAGCGATGTTTGAGCTATTGGGCATGAGCCGAGAAGACTATGAGCGAGACTTTGGTTTCTTCCTAGAAGCCTTGGAGTACGGCTTCCCACCACACGGTGGCTTGGCTCTGGGCTTGGATCGCTTGGTTATGATTTTGACTGGGGAAGAAAATATCCGACAAGTCATTGCTTTTCCGAAAAATGGTACTGGCTTTGATCCTATGCTTGAAAGTCCGAGTTTGGTTGACCAAAGACAGCTCAAAGAACTGTATTTGGAATTGAAGAATTAGCCGGAAATATGGTAAAATGAAATGATGCGAATTCCTGAAAAAATCAGGAAGAAGTCAAAGAAAGAGGTCACAGCTACGAGAGCTTGGTGCCCCTATCTTAGCAAAACAATGCGAGTTAAATACCTCGAAAACAAAGATCTTTCTTAGATTTATCGTTTTCGGTCGGTATTCAGGCTCGCCTATCTTATGAAAGGAATCAGAGATGAAGATTACTCAAGAAGAAGTAAGTCACGTTGCAAAACTGTCAAAACTGGCTTTTTCACCAGAAGAGACAGCTGAGTTTGCGACAACCTTGTCTAAAATTGTCGACATGGTCGAATTGCTCAATGAAGTGGACACAGAGGGTGTGCCTTTCACTTCTAATGTGGCAGCTAATATCAACTATATGCGAGAAGATGTGGCTCAGCCAGGCTGGAACCGAGAAGAGCTTTTCCAAAATGTACCTGAAAAAGAGCGGGGCTACATCAAAGTGCCTGCCATCCTAGATGACGGAGGAGATGCCTAATGACTTTTAATCACAAGACCATTGAAGAGTTGCATGATCTGCTGGTCAAGAAAGAAATTTCTGCAGTAGAGTTAACTCAGGCGACTTTGGCAGACATCAAAGAACGTGAAGGAGCTGTGGATAGTTTTATTACTGTCAGCGAAGAAGAAGCATTGGCTCAGGCAGCAGCTCTGGATGCTAAGGGCATTGATGCTGACAATCTCATGAGCGGAATTCCGCTGGCGGTTAAGGACAATATCTCAACCAAGGGGATTTTGACAACAGCTGCATCTAAAATGCTCTACAACTATAAACCAATTTTCGATGCGACCAGTGTAGAGAAGCTCTATGGTAAGGATATGATTATCGTTGGGAAAACCAACATGGACGAGTTTGCCATGGGGGGATCCAGCGAAAACTCTTACTTTAAGACGACTAAGAATGCTTGGGACAGTAGCAAGGTTCCTGGTGGCTCATCTGGTGGTTCAGCGACAGCTGTTGCCTCTGGTCAGGTTCGTCTGTCACTGGGTTCAGATACGGGTGGTTCTATTCGCCAGCCTGCTTCCTTTAACGGTGTAGTCGGCCTCAAGCCAACTTACGGACGGGTTTCTCGTTTTGGTCTCATTGCTTTTGGTTCTTCTTTAGATCAGATTGGGCCTTTCTCTCAGACGGTTAAGGAAAATGCCCAGCTTTTGAATGTTATTTCTGGTAATGATCCTAAGGATTCGACATCATCACAAGAAGCAGTGCCAGACTTTACTAGCAAAATTGGCCAAGACATCAAGGGTATGAAGATTGCCTTGCCTAAGGAATACATGGGTGAGGGAATTGACAGCAAGGTCAAGGAAACGATTCTGGCAGCAGCTAAGCACTTGGAAAGCCTAGGTGCGATTGTTGAAGAAGTTAGCCTGCCCCACAGCAAGTATGGAGTGGCTGTTTACTATATCATTGCTTCTTCTGAGGCTAGCTCTAACCTGCAGCGTTTTGATGGCATTCGCTATGGCTATCGTGCAGAAGGCATTGAAAATCTAGAAGATGTCTATGTCAAATCTCGCAGCGAAGGCTTTGGTGAAGAGGTGAAACGCCGCATCATGCTGGGGACATTCAGCTTGTCGTCTGGTTACTACGATGCTTACTTCAAGAAAGCTGGTCAGGTTCGGACCTTGATTATGCAAGATTTTGCTAAAGTATTTGAAAAATATGATTTGATCTTAGGCCCAACTGCACCAACTGTAGCTTATGACTTGGGCAGTCAAAACCAAGATCCAGTGGCCATGTATCTGGCTGACCTTTTGACCATTCCAGTCAATCTGGCTGGTCTGCCTGGCATTTCAATCCCAGCTGGCTTTGCAGATGGTCTTCCAGTTGGCTTGCAGCTGATTGGGAACCACTTTGATGAAGCGACCATCTATCAGGCAGCCGCAGCATTTGAATCGACGACTGACTATCACAAACAGCAGCCAGTTATCTTTGGAGGTGAAAAATAATGAACTTTGAAACAGTTATCGGACTGGAAGTCCATGTTGAATTGAAGACTAATTCAAAAATTTTCTCACCGGCTCCAGCTCACTTCGGTGAAGATCCAAATGCCAATACCAATATCATTGACTGGTCCTTCCCGGGTGTCCTGCCTGTTATGAACAAGGGTGTCATTGACTATGGTATCAAGGCTGCTTTGGCTTTGAACATGGATATTCACCAGAAGATGCACTTTGATCGTAAGAATTATTTCTATCCGGACAATCCAAAAGCCTATCAAATTTCTCAGTTTGATGAGCCGATTGGTTACAATGGCTGGATTGAGATTGAGCTAGAAGATGGCACGACCAAGAAAATCCGTATCGAGCGGGCCCACTTGGAAGAAGATGCTGGAAAGAATACCCACGGCAGCGATGGCTACTCTTATGTGGACCTCAACCGCCAAGGGGTGCCTCTGATTGAGATTGTATCGGAAGCGGATATGCGCAGTCCAGAAGAAGCTTATGCTTACCTGACTGCTCTCAAGGAAATCATCCAGTACACGGGTATTTCTGATGTTAAGATGGAAGAGGGCTCTATGCGTGTCGACGCCAATATTTCCATCCGTCCTTACGGCCAGGAAGAGTTTGGTACTAAGACTGAGCTGAAAAACCTCAACTCCTTCAACTTTGTCCGCAAGGGTCTAGCATTTGAGGAAAAACGCCAAGCGGAAATCCTACGCAGCGGTGGTCAAATCCGTCAGGAAACCCGTCGTTATGATGAAGCAACTGGCGAAACATTGCTCATGCGGGTTAAGGAAGGTTCAGCGGACTACCGTTACTTCCCAGAGCCTGATCTGCCGATCTTTGAGATTGAGGATGCTTGGATTGAGCAAGTGCGCGACAGTCTGCCAGCCTTTCCAAAAGAGCGCCGTGCTAAGTATGTGGGCGACTACGGTCTGTCTGACTACGATGCCAAGCAGCTGACAGCTACGAAGGCTGTGTCAGACTTCTTTGAAGCAGCTGTTGCTGCAGGTGGAGACGCTAAGGCTGTCTCTAACTGGCTCCAAGGAGAAGTGGCTCAATACCTCAATGCAGAAGGCAAGACTATCTCTGAGATTGAGTTGACGCCTGAGAACCTGACTGAGATGATTGCCCTGATTGCAGACGGAACGATTTCTTCTAAGATTGCCAAGAAGGTCTTTGTCCATCTGGCTAAAAATGGCGGTTCTGCTAAGGAATATGTACAAAAAGCAGGCTTGATTCAAATCTCAGATCCTGCCCAGCTATTGCCAATCATTCAACAAGTCTTTGCGGATAATGAAAAAGCCATCAATGACTATAAGGGCGGCAACAAGAATGCAGCCAAGTCCTTGATTGGTCAGCTCATGAAGGCTACCAAGGGCCAAGCCAACCCGCAAGTAGCACAAAAACTGCTCAATGAAGAGTTGGAGAAATTATAGAAATAAGTAGAAAACCAGTCGTGAGGCTGGTTTTCGCCTTTTATTTGAAGGGAACTTATGGTAAAATAGGTAAAAAATAAAGGAGTCCTTATGTCAGAAATTAAAGTAAAACGCGGAACAGGCTTTGTAGGGATCATTGGGAATTTCCCAATTTTAATCAATGGTCAAAAGGTTGGTACAATCCAGAATGGCGACGAGGCGGCCTTTCCTATTGAGGGAGAAGAAGTTGTTGTTCGTGTAGGAGCTGCTCCTATGAGAACCAAGCCAGTGACAGTTAAAGCAGGGCAAACCTTGTTGGTTGAAACGAATTTTACGAATTTTTCTATCTGTCTAGGAGTTTTGTTGCTGGGCCTGTTCTTTGGTGGTCTAGTGCGTGCAATTCTCTTAATTCTTTATATTGTTTTAATGTTTCTTCTGCCTTTTTACTCAGCTAGGATTGAAGAATAAACTGAAGAGTTTTTGTTGATAGGCTGGATTGAAATAAGGGAGTTCTTGATGTCAAAATTTACCATTACGCGTTCTACGGGTATAGTTGGAGTAGCTCAAAATGTTGCAGTATATCTAAATGGTGCACTTGTGGATAAACTTGCGAATGATGAAAGTAAAACGCTGACTTTTGAGGAATACAGTGTTGAACTACAGGTTGGACAAAGCTTTATGAAATCGCATAAGATTCAAGTGAAAGATGGCCAGAAAGTACTTGTTACAGCTTCTGGAATGCGAGCTATGCTAGGAATTATTGGCTTTATATTAGGTTTGCCTTATTTACTTCTTGAGATAGAGGATTAGCCATTTTTGGGCTCTGCTAAATCATAAAAAATCAGTCAAAACAGACTGATTTTTCTTTATGGTTTATGTTATAATGATCAAAGCTAACAGAAAGAGGTTTGAGATGTCAAAAGTTTTAAGGGGAACTCTTTATACCTTGGCTGCGGGGATTGCTTGGGGCTTATCGGGAACAAGTGGTCAATATCTGATG
Above is a window of Streptococcus cristatus ATCC 51100 DNA encoding:
- the codY gene encoding GTP-sensing pleiotropic transcriptional regulator CodY encodes the protein MAKLLEKTRKITSILKRSEEQLQEELPYNAITRQLADIIHCNACIINSKGRLLGYFMRYKTNNDRVEAFFQDKTFPKEYVQEANMVYETEANLPVTHDLTIFPVETKDEFPDGLTTIAPIHVSGIRLGSLIIWRNDKEFLDDDLILVEIASTVVGIQLLNFQREEDEKNIRRRTAVTMAVNTLSYSELRAVSAILGELNGNEGQLTASVIADRIGITRSVIVNALRKLESAGIIESRSLGMKGTYLKVLIPDVFEEIKKRDY
- the uvrA gene encoding excinuclease ABC subunit UvrA, giving the protein MQDKIVIHGARAHNLKNIDVEIPRDKLVVVTGLSGSGKSSLAFDTLYAEGQRRYVESLSAYARQFLGNMEKPDVDSIDGLSPAISIDQKTTSKNPRSTVGTATEINDYLRLLYARVGTPYCVNGHGAIKASSVEQIVDKVLELPERQRLQILAPVIRKKKGQHKTVFDKIQKDGYVRVRVDGDVYDVTEVPELSKSKQHDIEVVVDRIVIKEGVRSRLFDSVEAALRIAEGYVVIDTMNGQELLFSEHYACPVCGFTVPELEPRLFSFNAPFGSCPDCDGLGVKLEVDLDVVVPEAGKTLREGVLAPWNPISSNYYPQMLEQAMAAFGIDMDKPFEELTEEEKQLIFFGSDGREFHFHYENEFGGVRDIDIPFEGVVTNINRRYHETNSDFTRTQMRTYMNELTCAACHGYRLSPQALSVKVGGEDGLHIGEISDLSIADHLVQLDKLSLTDNEATIARPILKEIHDRLTFLNNVGLNYLTLSRSAGTLSGGESQRIRLATQIGSNLSGVLYILDEPSIGLHQRDNDRLIASLKKMRDLGNTLIVVEHDEDTMREADWLIDVGPGAGVFGGEIVAAGTPAQVAKSKKSITGQYLSGKREIPVPLDRRVGNGRFIEVIGAQENNLQNITAKFPLGKFIAVTGVSGSGKSTLVNSILKKAIAQKLNRNSAKPGKFKKISGIEHVDRLIDIDQSPIGRTPRSNPATYTGVFDDIRDLFAKTNEAKIRGYKKGRFSFNVKGGRCEACSGDGIIKIEMHFLPDVYVACEVCHGTRYNSETLEVHYKEKNIAQVLDMTVNDAVEFFQHIPKIARKLQTIKDVGLGYVTLGQPATTLSGGEAQRMKLASELHKRSTGKSFYILDEPTTGLHTEDIARLLKVLARFVDDGNTVLVIEHNLDVIKTADHIIDLGPEGGVGGGTIIATGTPEEVAANPASYTGQYLKGKLK
- a CDS encoding pyridoxal phosphate-dependent aminotransferase; this encodes MKEFNKSSKLEHVAYDIRGPVLDEAMRMRANGEKILRLNTGNPAEFGFTAPDEVIHDLIMNARDSEGYSDSKGIFSARKAIMQYCQLRNFPNVDIDDIYLGNGVSELIVMSMQGLLDDGDEVLVPMPDYPLWTAAVSLAGGNAVHYVCDEQAEWYPDIDDIKSKITSNTKAIIIINPNNPTGALYPKELLLEIVEIARQNNLIIFADEIYDRMVMDGHVHTPVASLAPDVFCVSMNGLSKSHRIAGFRVGWMVLSGPKRHVKGYIEGLNMLSNMRLCSNVLAQQVVQTSLGGHQSVDELLLPGGRIYEQRNFIYNAIQDIPGLSAVKPKAGLYIFPKIDREMYRIDDDEQFVFDFLKQEKVLLVHGRGFNWKDPDHFRIVYLPRVDELAQIQEKMTRFLRQYRR
- a CDS encoding cysteine hydrolase family protein, producing the protein MAKALISIDYTVDFVADEGKLTAGAPAQAISEAIAQVTEAVFDRGDYIFFTIDAHDENDAFHPESKLFPPHNIKGTSGRNLYGPLADFYDKHQADSRVFWMDKRHYSAFSGTDLDIRLRERKVDTVILTGVLTDICVLHTAIDAYNLGYQIQVVEPAVASLSEENHKFALNHLQNVLGSTIIDTI
- a CDS encoding universal stress protein, which codes for MTQQKYENIMVAVDGSREAELAFEKGVNVALRNASRLTIAHVIDTRALQSVSTFDAEVYEDLQEEAQKLMTEYKEKAQKAGVKYVDVVIELGNPKTLLSTDIPDEHKVDLIMVGATGLNAFERLLVGSSSEYILRHAKVDLLVVRDKEKTF
- the aspS gene encoding aspartate--tRNA ligase; this translates as MKEIFIGNYGLEQVGQTMTATGWVANIRNHGKLAFIELRDREGLLQVFVGGEIEDFAKLEDIGKEDVISVTGQVVQREERFVNKAIKSGQVELRAEKIEVIASSKALPFELDQHAHTGEDLRQKYRYLDLRREKMTHNLKLRHQVTSTIRDYLNGLDFLEVETPYLTKSTPEGARDFLVPSRIFKNQFYALPQSPQMLKQLLMGAGLERYYQIVRCFRDEDLRGDRQPEFTQVDLELSFASEEEIRALVEAMLKAVVKKTHGLELTEAFPTISYEEAMSRFGSDKPDTRFGLELKSLTDLCQSNDSLLIKKALDNQEEVMGICLPDAASAFSKKQLSHYYQEMKEFGCSRFASLKVENGQLVGDLASTFEAESQDLLARFEATDGDLILLVMAKKRRAQEALGHLRLEVAKALDLIDLSLLHFLWVVDWPLLEWNEDQNRYQAMHHPFTQGIFEEGQEPDQYRSHAYDIVLNGYEIGGGSLRIHDRKAQEAMFELLGMSREDYERDFGFFLEALEYGFPPHGGLALGLDRLVMILTGEENIRQVIAFPKNGTGFDPMLESPSLVDQRQLKELYLELKN